From a region of the Cucumis sativus cultivar 9930 chromosome 6, Cucumber_9930_V3, whole genome shotgun sequence genome:
- the LOC101209183 gene encoding probable ethanolamine kinase isoform X1 — MGAKKIYNGDVDVVEAVEDGDSNAESYQLSYLSVDHSLPLPAITPRIISRELCKDLFKEWSELDASRFSVETVSGGITNQLLKVTVKEESGTSVSVTVRLYGPNTDYVINRDRELQAIKYLSAAGFGAKLLGVFKNGMVQSFIHARTLEPSDLRKPELAAEIAKQLNKFHKVYIPGSNEPQLWNEILNFYDKASTLQFDDTGKQSIYDTISFQEIHNEILEIKELTSLLNAPIVFAHNDLLSGNLMLNEEEGRLYFIDFEYGSYSYRGFDIGNHFNEYAGYDCDYSCYPSKEEQYHFFRHYLQPEKPDEVSQKDLEALYVESNTFMLASHLYWALWALIQARMSPIDFDYLSYFFLRYGEYKKQKEKYCSLARSFLARSGLGCGSA, encoded by the exons ATGGGTGCCAAGAAGATCTACAATGGCGACGTCGATGTGGTTGAAGCTGTAGAAGATGGAGATAGCAACGCCGAGTCGTATCAGCTATCGTATCTTTCCGTCGACcactctcttcctcttcccgCCATAACTCCTCGCATAAT CTCGCG CGAGTTGTGTAAGGATCTGTTCAAGGAGTGGTCGGAGCTGGATGCTTCTCGGTTCTCTGTTGAAACGGTCTCTGGTGGAATCACTAATCAGC TGCTAAAGGTTACGGTGAAAGAGGAAAGTGGTACTTCCGTTTCTGTCACCGTCAGACTATATGGACCTAACACGGATTATGTTATCAATCGTGACAGGGAACTACAG GCAATCAAATATCTTTCAGCTGCAGGATTTGGTGCCAAGCTTCTtggagtttttaaaaatggaatggTGCAGTCATTTATTCATGCACGTACACTAGAACCATCAG ATTTGAGAAAGCCAGAGCTAGCTGCCGAAATTGCTAAACAGCTTAATAAATTCCACAAAGTATATATTCCAGGTTCTAATGAACCTCAGTTATGGAACgaaatcttaaacttttacGATAAAG CCTCCACACTGCAATTTGATGATACCGGAAAGCAAAGTATATACGATACAATTTCATTTCAGGAAATTCACAATGAAATACTTGAGATTAAG GAACTAACAAGCCTTCTCAATGCACCCATAGTGTTTGCTCACAACGACCTGCTTTCTGGGAACCTAATGCTAAATGAGGAAGAAG GACGACTCTATTTCATTGATTTCGAGTACGGATCATACAGTTACAGAGGCTTTGACATTGGTAATCACTTCAATGAATATGCTGGCTATGACTGCGACTACAGCTG TTATCCATCCAAGGAAGAACAGTATCATTTCTTCAGGCATTATTTACAGCCTGAAAAACCAGATGAG GTTTCTCAAAAAGATCTAGAAGCTCTCTATGTGGAGTCAAACACGTTCATGCTGGCTTCTCACTTGTATTGGGCTTTATGGGCACTTATACAG GCAAGGATGTCTCCGATTGATTTTGATTACCTTAGTTATTTCTTTCTACGTTACGGAGAATATAAAAAGcagaaagaaaagtattgcTCTTTAGCGAGATCTTTCCTTGCTCGATCAGGATTGGGTTGTGGTTCTGCATAG
- the LOC101209183 gene encoding probable ethanolamine kinase isoform X2, with product MGAKKIYNGDVDVVEAVEDGDSNAESYQLSYLSVDHSLPLPAITPRIIELCKDLFKEWSELDASRFSVETVSGGITNQLLKVTVKEESGTSVSVTVRLYGPNTDYVINRDRELQAIKYLSAAGFGAKLLGVFKNGMVQSFIHARTLEPSDLRKPELAAEIAKQLNKFHKVYIPGSNEPQLWNEILNFYDKASTLQFDDTGKQSIYDTISFQEIHNEILEIKELTSLLNAPIVFAHNDLLSGNLMLNEEEGRLYFIDFEYGSYSYRGFDIGNHFNEYAGYDCDYSCYPSKEEQYHFFRHYLQPEKPDEVSQKDLEALYVESNTFMLASHLYWALWALIQARMSPIDFDYLSYFFLRYGEYKKQKEKYCSLARSFLARSGLGCGSA from the exons ATGGGTGCCAAGAAGATCTACAATGGCGACGTCGATGTGGTTGAAGCTGTAGAAGATGGAGATAGCAACGCCGAGTCGTATCAGCTATCGTATCTTTCCGTCGACcactctcttcctcttcccgCCATAACTCCTCGCATAAT CGAGTTGTGTAAGGATCTGTTCAAGGAGTGGTCGGAGCTGGATGCTTCTCGGTTCTCTGTTGAAACGGTCTCTGGTGGAATCACTAATCAGC TGCTAAAGGTTACGGTGAAAGAGGAAAGTGGTACTTCCGTTTCTGTCACCGTCAGACTATATGGACCTAACACGGATTATGTTATCAATCGTGACAGGGAACTACAG GCAATCAAATATCTTTCAGCTGCAGGATTTGGTGCCAAGCTTCTtggagtttttaaaaatggaatggTGCAGTCATTTATTCATGCACGTACACTAGAACCATCAG ATTTGAGAAAGCCAGAGCTAGCTGCCGAAATTGCTAAACAGCTTAATAAATTCCACAAAGTATATATTCCAGGTTCTAATGAACCTCAGTTATGGAACgaaatcttaaacttttacGATAAAG CCTCCACACTGCAATTTGATGATACCGGAAAGCAAAGTATATACGATACAATTTCATTTCAGGAAATTCACAATGAAATACTTGAGATTAAG GAACTAACAAGCCTTCTCAATGCACCCATAGTGTTTGCTCACAACGACCTGCTTTCTGGGAACCTAATGCTAAATGAGGAAGAAG GACGACTCTATTTCATTGATTTCGAGTACGGATCATACAGTTACAGAGGCTTTGACATTGGTAATCACTTCAATGAATATGCTGGCTATGACTGCGACTACAGCTG TTATCCATCCAAGGAAGAACAGTATCATTTCTTCAGGCATTATTTACAGCCTGAAAAACCAGATGAG GTTTCTCAAAAAGATCTAGAAGCTCTCTATGTGGAGTCAAACACGTTCATGCTGGCTTCTCACTTGTATTGGGCTTTATGGGCACTTATACAG GCAAGGATGTCTCCGATTGATTTTGATTACCTTAGTTATTTCTTTCTACGTTACGGAGAATATAAAAAGcagaaagaaaagtattgcTCTTTAGCGAGATCTTTCCTTGCTCGATCAGGATTGGGTTGTGGTTCTGCATAG
- the LOC101211078 gene encoding cucumber peeling cupredoxin-like, translating into MSTTTISSFAFFFLLLGVLLHVGVAVEHKVGGNFGWNLPSTPTFFSDWASNRTFFVDDKLIFESRSNEVHSIGQPISQADFDGCVNPSFVFRKVQFISLSQPMRRYFMSTFGDDCEAGMKFAINILPKPRNSAAKVGAWPMLLFSIATIMANLFMF; encoded by the exons atgAGTACTACAACAATCAGTTCCTttgccttcttcttcctcctacTTGGGGTTCTCCTACATGTTGGTGTTGCCGTCGAACATAAGGTCGGCGGCAATTTTGGTTGGAACCTACCCTCCACTCCCACCTTCTTCTCCGATTGGGCTAGCAACAGAACTTTCTTCGTTGATGATAAACTCA TATTTGAATCAAGATCCAACGAGGTCCACTCCATTGGTCAGCCAATTTCTCAAGCGGATTTTGACGGCTGTGTCAATCCAAgctttgtttttagaaaagttCAGTTCATTTCCTTAAGCCAACCCATGCGTCGATATTTCATGTCGACCTTTGGAGATGATTGCGAAGCAGGCATGAAATTTGctattaatattttaccaaAACCTAGAAACTCCGCAGCCAAAGTTGGGGCATGGCCTATGCTTCTCTTTTCTATTGCAACTATAATGGCCAATTTGTTCATGTTTTGA
- the LOC101209601 gene encoding probable serine/threonine-protein kinase At1g54610 isoform X1 produces MGCAQTKHSVNSPAGGVEKLKLDNGYAGIDGFVAHRRSVGQRRFVGRESSEAERPHGGGNDQFGSDNSELVDGWPKWLTSNIPKHVLAGLVPKSVEAYDKLDKVGQGSYSNVYKARDRETGKIVALKKVRFDTTEPESVKFMAREIMILLKLDHPNIVKLEGLATSRMQFSLYLVFDFMQTDLARVISHPDVRLTEPQVKSYMHQLLSGLRHCHDKGILHRDIKGSNLLIDKNGMLKIADFGLAIFFSPKRHLTNRVVTLWYRAPELLLGATEYGVGIDLWSAGCLFAEMFTGRPILPGRTEVEQLHKIFKLCGTPSEEYWRKLKLPPTFRPPQSYRPSLRESFKHFPSSSLGLLNTLLALEPSYRGSASSALDNEFFYTSPLACSLSDLPIIHSEPDVPDKTNQQKSRTAKVTRRSHTHRERRRKDLTAGIPKEESNLPKQLSQQRGDDDEQNEERGSTTTSTSSSVNNGVRKGSTMSSTSSSVNTGGRKTTSTSSSVNTGGGTGSSHFLLSPISYSNRKSSRIQGHLQVTNNLNLPPLPKTREYSSFNIKDHHGAHITGQVRRSVSTRDFRNLERKEHLKLYAVDD; encoded by the exons ATGGGCTGTGCACAGACGAAGCATTCGGTGAATTCGCCCGCTGGGGGAGTTGAGAAGCTGAAATTGGACAATGGGTATGCTGGGATTGATGGTTTTGTTGCTCATCGGAGGTCGGTGGGGCAGAGGAGATTTGTTGGCAGGGAGTCATCTGAAGCAGAGAGGCCTCACGGCGGTGGGAATGACCAATTTGGTTCAGACAACAGTGAACTAGTGGATGGATGGCCCAAGTGGCTTACTAGTAATATTCCTAAACATGTGTTAGCTGGCTTGGTTCCCAAGAGTGTGGAGGCCTATGACAAGCTGGATaag GTAGGCCAAGGAAGTTATAGCAATGTGTATAAAGCTCGAGATAGGGAAACTGGAAAGATTGTTGCCCTAAAGAAGGTCCGTTTTGATACAACGGAACCTGAGAGTGTGAAGTTCATGGCAAGAGAAATTATGATATTGCTGAAACTTGATCATCCCAACATTGTCAAACTTGAAGGATTGGCTACCTCAAGAATGCAGTTCAGTCTTTATCTTGTTTTTGATTTTATGCAGACTGATTTGGCCCGAGTTATTTCCCACCCGGATGTACGGCTTACGGAGCCTCAG GTCAAAAGCTATATGCATCAGCTACTCTCTGGTTTGAGGCATTGCCATGATAAAGGGATACTACATCGTGATATCAAAGGATCAAACCTGTTAATAGATAAAAATGGGATGCTGAAGATTGCCGATTTTGGGCTTGCCATTTTTTTCAGTCCAAAGAGGCATCTTACAAATCGTGTTGTGACTCTATG GTATCGAGCTCCGGAGCTATTGTTAGGTGCTACAGAATATGGGGTTGGCATTGATCTATGGAGTGCTGGATGTCTCTTCGCAGAAATGTTCACTGGAAGGCCAATTCTGCCAGGTCGAACAGAG GTTGAACAACttcacaaaattttcaagttatGTGGTACACCATCTGAGGAGTATTGGAGAAAACTCAAGCTGCCACCTACTTTCAGACCTCCACAGTCGTATCGACCTAGTCTCAGAGAATCTTTTAAGCATTTTCCCTCATCTTCTCTAGGCCTACTCAACACCCTACTCGCTTTGGAGCCTTCATATCGTGGCTCTGCATCTTCAGCCCTTGACAATGAA TTCTTTTACACAAGCCCACTGGCATGCAGCCTTTCGGATCTTCCTATAATCCACAGTGAGCCCGATGTACCGGATAAAACAAATCAGCAGAA GTCTAGGACTGCTAAAGTTACAAGGCGTTCGCATACGCACCGTGAACGCCGGAGGAAAGATTTAACTGCCGGAATACCGAAAGAAGAATCAAATCTTCCCAAACAG CTTTCACAGCAAAGGGGAGATGACGACGAACAAAATGAAGAGCGAGGGAGTACTACAACGAGCACGTCCTCAAGTGTTAACAATGGAGTGCGAAAGGGGAGTACAATGTCGAGCACTTCTTCAAGTGTTAACACGGGAGGTCGAAAGACAACGAGCACCTCATCGAGTGTGAACACGGGAGGGGGAACAGGGAGCTCTCACTTCTTGCTATCTCCAATTTCATACTCTAACAGGAAGTCATCAAGAATCCAAGGCCATCTTCAGGTAACTAATAACCTCAACTTGCCTCCGTTGCCTAAGACAAGAGAATACTCAAGCTTCAACATCAAAGACCACCATGGTGCACATATCACGGGTCAGGTTCGGAGGTCGGTCTCCACTAGAGATTTCAGGAATTTGGAGCGAAAAGAGCATTTAAAATTGTATGCCGTTGATGATTAG
- the LOC101209601 gene encoding probable serine/threonine-protein kinase At1g54610 isoform X2 codes for MGCAQTKHSVNSPAGGVEKLKLDNGYAGIDGFVAHRRSVGQRRFVGRESSEAERPHGGGNDQFGSDNSELVDGWPKWLTSNIPKHVLAGLVPKSVEAYDKLDKVGQGSYSNVYKARDRETGKIVALKKVRFDTTEPESVKFMAREIMILLKLDHPNIVKLEGLATSRMQFSLYLVFDFMQTDLARVISHPDVRLTEPQVKSYMHQLLSGLRHCHDKGILHRDIKGSNLLIDKNGMLKIADFGLAIFFSPKRHLTNRVVTLWYRAPELLLGATEYGVGIDLWSAGCLFAEMFTGRPILPGRTEVEQLHKIFKLCGTPSEEYWRKLKLPPTFRPPQSYRPSLRESFKHFPSSSLGLLNTLLALEPSYRGSASSALDNEFFYTSPLACSLSDLPIIHSEPDVPDKTNQQKSRTAKVTRRSHTHRERRRKDLTAGIPKEESNLPKQQRGDDDEQNEERGSTTTSTSSSVNNGVRKGSTMSSTSSSVNTGGRKTTSTSSSVNTGGGTGSSHFLLSPISYSNRKSSRIQGHLQVTNNLNLPPLPKTREYSSFNIKDHHGAHITGQVRRSVSTRDFRNLERKEHLKLYAVDD; via the exons ATGGGCTGTGCACAGACGAAGCATTCGGTGAATTCGCCCGCTGGGGGAGTTGAGAAGCTGAAATTGGACAATGGGTATGCTGGGATTGATGGTTTTGTTGCTCATCGGAGGTCGGTGGGGCAGAGGAGATTTGTTGGCAGGGAGTCATCTGAAGCAGAGAGGCCTCACGGCGGTGGGAATGACCAATTTGGTTCAGACAACAGTGAACTAGTGGATGGATGGCCCAAGTGGCTTACTAGTAATATTCCTAAACATGTGTTAGCTGGCTTGGTTCCCAAGAGTGTGGAGGCCTATGACAAGCTGGATaag GTAGGCCAAGGAAGTTATAGCAATGTGTATAAAGCTCGAGATAGGGAAACTGGAAAGATTGTTGCCCTAAAGAAGGTCCGTTTTGATACAACGGAACCTGAGAGTGTGAAGTTCATGGCAAGAGAAATTATGATATTGCTGAAACTTGATCATCCCAACATTGTCAAACTTGAAGGATTGGCTACCTCAAGAATGCAGTTCAGTCTTTATCTTGTTTTTGATTTTATGCAGACTGATTTGGCCCGAGTTATTTCCCACCCGGATGTACGGCTTACGGAGCCTCAG GTCAAAAGCTATATGCATCAGCTACTCTCTGGTTTGAGGCATTGCCATGATAAAGGGATACTACATCGTGATATCAAAGGATCAAACCTGTTAATAGATAAAAATGGGATGCTGAAGATTGCCGATTTTGGGCTTGCCATTTTTTTCAGTCCAAAGAGGCATCTTACAAATCGTGTTGTGACTCTATG GTATCGAGCTCCGGAGCTATTGTTAGGTGCTACAGAATATGGGGTTGGCATTGATCTATGGAGTGCTGGATGTCTCTTCGCAGAAATGTTCACTGGAAGGCCAATTCTGCCAGGTCGAACAGAG GTTGAACAACttcacaaaattttcaagttatGTGGTACACCATCTGAGGAGTATTGGAGAAAACTCAAGCTGCCACCTACTTTCAGACCTCCACAGTCGTATCGACCTAGTCTCAGAGAATCTTTTAAGCATTTTCCCTCATCTTCTCTAGGCCTACTCAACACCCTACTCGCTTTGGAGCCTTCATATCGTGGCTCTGCATCTTCAGCCCTTGACAATGAA TTCTTTTACACAAGCCCACTGGCATGCAGCCTTTCGGATCTTCCTATAATCCACAGTGAGCCCGATGTACCGGATAAAACAAATCAGCAGAA GTCTAGGACTGCTAAAGTTACAAGGCGTTCGCATACGCACCGTGAACGCCGGAGGAAAGATTTAACTGCCGGAATACCGAAAGAAGAATCAAATCTTCCCAAACAG CAAAGGGGAGATGACGACGAACAAAATGAAGAGCGAGGGAGTACTACAACGAGCACGTCCTCAAGTGTTAACAATGGAGTGCGAAAGGGGAGTACAATGTCGAGCACTTCTTCAAGTGTTAACACGGGAGGTCGAAAGACAACGAGCACCTCATCGAGTGTGAACACGGGAGGGGGAACAGGGAGCTCTCACTTCTTGCTATCTCCAATTTCATACTCTAACAGGAAGTCATCAAGAATCCAAGGCCATCTTCAGGTAACTAATAACCTCAACTTGCCTCCGTTGCCTAAGACAAGAGAATACTCAAGCTTCAACATCAAAGACCACCATGGTGCACATATCACGGGTCAGGTTCGGAGGTCGGTCTCCACTAGAGATTTCAGGAATTTGGAGCGAAAAGAGCATTTAAAATTGTATGCCGTTGATGATTAG